In Aulosira sp. FACHB-615, the following are encoded in one genomic region:
- a CDS encoding FAD-binding domain-containing protein — MSELILFWHRRDLRIGDNTGLAAAKKQSQKVVGVFCLDPNILERDDVAPVRVEYMIGCLQALQKQYAQIGSQLLILHSDPIQAIPALAVALQAKAVFWNWDVEPYSQIRDRNIIDALTEKGIQFLNENWDQILHTPTEIRTGNNSPYTVYTPFWKNWSSKPKAAPAETIETAEGLTPAEQEIAQNIGAIPLPTAKDLGFVWDGDLILPPGEAAAQDRLAEFTYKAITEYQEQRNFPATDGTSQLSAALKFGVIGIRTVWQATIAAQENSRSEETTASIRTWQQELAWREFYQHAMYHFPELAGGAYRDVFKNFPWEINDTRFQAWCEGKTGYPIVDAAMRQLNESGWMHNRCRMIVASFLTKDLLINPQLGEKYFMQKLIDGDLSANNGGWQWSASSGMDPKPVRIFNPASQAQKFDPDAEYIRQWLPELRSIDSEYLVTGKITPLERRAVGYPEPIVDHKQQQQKFKQLYQQQKEIMVFQ, encoded by the coding sequence TGATGTTGCGCCTGTCAGGGTAGAGTATATGATTGGCTGCTTGCAAGCATTACAAAAGCAGTATGCCCAAATTGGTAGCCAACTTTTGATTCTCCATAGTGATCCTATACAAGCAATTCCAGCTTTAGCGGTAGCTTTGCAGGCCAAAGCTGTGTTTTGGAACTGGGATGTAGAACCATATTCGCAAATACGCGATCGCAATATAATTGATGCACTCACAGAAAAAGGCATTCAATTCCTCAACGAAAATTGGGATCAAATCCTGCACACACCAACTGAAATTCGCACAGGGAACAATTCGCCTTACACTGTTTACACCCCCTTTTGGAAAAACTGGAGTAGTAAACCCAAAGCAGCACCAGCAGAAACCATCGAAACTGCTGAAGGACTAACACCAGCCGAACAAGAAATTGCTCAAAATATAGGTGCAATTCCATTACCCACTGCCAAAGATTTAGGATTTGTCTGGGATGGTGATTTAATTCTGCCACCCGGTGAAGCAGCAGCCCAAGATAGATTAGCCGAATTTACCTATAAAGCCATTACCGAATACCAAGAACAGCGCAACTTCCCCGCCACAGACGGTACATCTCAACTCAGCGCCGCTTTGAAATTTGGCGTAATTGGGATTCGCACTGTTTGGCAAGCCACAATCGCAGCACAAGAAAATAGCCGCAGTGAAGAAACAACAGCTAGTATCCGCACTTGGCAACAAGAACTGGCGTGGCGAGAATTTTATCAGCACGCTATGTATCATTTTCCCGAATTAGCTGGAGGTGCTTACCGCGATGTCTTTAAAAACTTTCCTTGGGAAATTAACGATACACGCTTTCAAGCTTGGTGCGAAGGTAAAACAGGCTACCCCATAGTAGATGCAGCGATGCGCCAATTAAATGAAAGTGGCTGGATGCACAACCGTTGCAGAATGATTGTGGCGAGTTTCCTGACCAAAGACTTGCTGATTAATCCGCAATTAGGCGAAAAATACTTTATGCAAAAGCTAATTGACGGAGATTTGTCAGCAAATAATGGTGGTTGGCAATGGAGTGCTTCTAGTGGGATGGACCCTAAACCTGTGCGGATTTTTAATCCCGCCAGTCAAGCACAAAAATTTGACCCTGATGCTGAATATATTCGCCAATGGTTGCCAGAATTGCGTTCTATAGATAGTGAATATCTGGTAACTGGTAAAATTACACCACTAGAACGTCGCGCTGTCGGCTACCCTGAACCCATAGTTGATCATAAACAGCAGCAACAGAAATTTAAGCAGCTTTATCAACAGCAGAAAGAAATAATGGTTTTTCAGTAG
- a CDS encoding transglycosylase domain-containing protein, with amino-acid sequence MNSPQPPQKPQTILGQLTQAVHTIQARVDFSKLALKPNARVPELWVQDAGADKAEVYPLLGDRYILGRSSKSCDIVVRNPVVSQIHLSLSRDSTQRKPVFVIRDENSTNGIYLGKRRLTSLEMRHGDIITLGPPELAASVRLQYVDPPAWYVKAGTWAGYGVAGASALFALVIGVEWLKFSVSPLPTATRAPVIVYARDGSTPLREPRTTSHVDMKQLPDFGPYLANAVVASEDSRYYWHVGVDPLGILRAVLINSRSGDLQQGASTVTQQVARSLFRDYVGSQDSLGRKLREAIVALKLETFYSKDYILLTYLNRVFLGADTSGFEDAAKYYFEKSAKELTLAEAATLVGILPAPNAFDFCGDGPNKLEAADYRNRVIKRMLEMGKISQEEANRARRSTVQVSPKVCEQQAKTIAPYFYNYVFQELDSILGEGAAREGNYIIETQLDPAIQAQAEASLRNSVNNDGSSFRFSQGAIVTLDSKTGSILAMVGGTDYRKSQFNRAVQAKRQPGSTFKIFAYAAALQQGISPYKTYSCAPFPWQGFTYKPCRSGADVNMDIVTGLALSENPVALRVAKEVGLNKVVAMAQKLGVKSQLDPVPGLVLGQSVVNVLEMTGAFGAIGNQGVWNPPHAISRILDSGDCKDSKDLKTCRVIYSFDQDREANKRVLSTEVADEMTTLMRGVVTRGTGRGASIGLGEAGKTGTTDKNVDLWFIGFIPNRRLVTGIWLGNDNNSPTYGSSAQAAQLWGRYMGRIAR; translated from the coding sequence ATGAATTCTCCCCAACCTCCCCAAAAGCCACAAACCATACTTGGTCAACTGACTCAAGCCGTACATACAATTCAAGCTAGGGTTGATTTTTCCAAGCTGGCACTGAAGCCAAATGCTAGAGTCCCGGAACTTTGGGTACAGGATGCGGGGGCGGATAAGGCGGAGGTCTACCCATTGTTGGGCGATCGCTATATTCTAGGACGCAGTTCTAAATCTTGCGATATCGTTGTTCGTAACCCGGTTGTCAGCCAAATTCATCTGTCTTTGTCGCGGGACTCTACCCAACGCAAACCTGTGTTTGTGATTCGAGATGAAAACTCAACCAATGGTATTTATCTGGGGAAACGGCGGCTGACTTCTTTAGAAATGCGGCATGGCGATATCATCACTCTAGGGCCACCAGAACTAGCAGCATCAGTCAGACTGCAATATGTCGATCCACCAGCATGGTATGTCAAAGCTGGAACCTGGGCAGGTTATGGGGTTGCTGGTGCTAGTGCTTTGTTCGCCTTGGTCATTGGTGTGGAATGGCTGAAGTTTTCCGTGAGTCCTTTACCAACAGCCACTCGCGCCCCAGTCATAGTTTATGCCCGTGATGGCTCAACTCCTCTACGTGAACCAAGAACAACTTCTCACGTAGATATGAAGCAATTGCCAGACTTTGGCCCTTACTTAGCTAATGCAGTCGTCGCCTCAGAAGATAGCCGTTACTACTGGCATGTTGGTGTAGATCCCTTGGGGATTTTACGGGCAGTATTAATTAATAGCCGCAGTGGCGATTTACAACAAGGGGCGAGTACAGTTACTCAACAGGTGGCGCGTAGTTTATTCCGTGATTACGTTGGTTCCCAAGACTCCCTAGGACGAAAATTGCGCGAAGCCATTGTGGCACTGAAGTTAGAGACTTTTTATAGCAAAGATTACATTTTGCTGACTTACTTAAATCGCGTGTTTTTGGGGGCAGATACTTCCGGTTTTGAAGATGCAGCTAAGTATTACTTTGAGAAGTCAGCCAAAGAACTCACCTTAGCCGAAGCCGCAACATTAGTGGGTATTTTGCCTGCGCCCAATGCGTTTGATTTTTGTGGTGATGGCCCGAATAAACTAGAAGCGGCTGATTACCGCAACCGTGTAATTAAGCGGATGCTGGAAATGGGCAAAATCTCCCAAGAAGAAGCAAATCGGGCGAGACGTTCTACAGTGCAAGTCAGCCCGAAAGTGTGCGAACAGCAAGCTAAAACCATTGCACCTTATTTTTATAATTATGTTTTTCAAGAACTCGACTCAATCTTAGGGGAAGGTGCGGCGAGGGAAGGAAACTACATCATTGAAACCCAACTTGACCCGGCAATTCAAGCCCAAGCCGAAGCATCACTGCGAAATTCTGTGAATAATGATGGTTCCAGCTTTCGTTTTTCCCAAGGGGCGATCGTTACTTTAGATTCCAAAACAGGTAGTATTTTGGCAATGGTGGGTGGTACTGATTACCGCAAAAGTCAATTTAATCGTGCTGTCCAAGCCAAAAGACAACCAGGTTCTACCTTTAAAATTTTTGCCTACGCCGCAGCCCTACAACAAGGCATTTCTCCCTATAAAACTTATTCTTGCGCCCCTTTTCCTTGGCAGGGTTTTACATATAAACCTTGTCGTTCTGGTGCTGATGTGAATATGGATATTGTCACAGGTTTGGCACTGTCAGAAAACCCTGTTGCTTTGCGGGTCGCCAAGGAAGTTGGTTTAAATAAAGTTGTGGCTATGGCGCAAAAATTGGGAGTAAAGTCACAACTTGATCCGGTTCCTGGTTTGGTACTGGGTCAAAGTGTGGTGAATGTTTTAGAAATGACCGGGGCTTTTGGTGCAATTGGAAATCAAGGTGTGTGGAATCCTCCCCACGCCATTAGTCGCATTCTCGACAGTGGTGATTGCAAGGATAGTAAAGATTTAAAAACTTGTCGTGTGATTTATTCTTTTGACCAAGACCGAGAGGCTAACAAGCGAGTTTTGTCTACAGAAGTAGCAGATGAAATGACTACTTTAATGCGAGGGGTAGTTACAAGAGGTACAGGACGAGGTGCGTCCATTGGTTTGGGAGAAGCTGGTAAAACAGGGACAACTGATAAAAACGTTGACCTTTGGTTTATTGGGTTTATTCCTAACCGCCGATTAGTCACAGGTATCTGGCTAGGAAATGATAATAATTCCCCCACTTATGGTAGCAGCGCCCAAGCTGCTCAACTGTGGGGGAGGTATATGGGGAGAATTGCTAGGTAG
- the uvrB gene encoding excinuclease ABC subunit UvrB has product MTEFCLQAPFAPTGDQPQAIAQLVSSIESGNRYQTLLGATGTGKTFTVAAVIEKIGKPTLVLAHNKTLAAQLCNELREFFPKNAVEYFVSYYDYYQPEAYIPVTDTYIEKTAAINDEIDMLRHSATRSLFERRDVIVVASISCIYGLGIPAEYLKAAIPLKIGMEVNQREVLRDLASVQYSRNDLEMGRGRFRVRGDVLEIGPAYEDRIIRVEFFGDEIDAIRYIDPVTGEIISSLEAVNIYPARHFVTPEERLEVACEDIAFELKQQKLELETTGKLLEAQRIDQRTRYDLEMLREVGYCNGVENYSRHLAGRQAGEPPECLIDYFPKDWLLVIDESHVSVPQIRGMYNGDQARKKVLIEHGFRLPSAADNRPLKADEFWQKVNQCIFVSATPGDWELEISENHIVEQVIRPTGVIDPEISVRPTEGQIDDLLGEIKDRVDRQERTLITTLTKRMAEDLTEYLQDHSIKVRYLHSEINSIERIEIIQDLREGNFDVLVGVNLLREGLDLPEVSLVAILDADKEGFLRAERSLIQTIGRAARHIRGQAILYADNLTNSMIRAIEETERRRNIQTAYNRIHGITPQPIVKKSSNAILSFLDVSRRLNSADLKVVDEHIDELPLEEIPGLIGKLEAQMKDAAKKLEFEEAAKLRDRIKHLRDKLLGH; this is encoded by the coding sequence ATGACAGAATTTTGTCTTCAAGCTCCCTTTGCACCTACAGGTGATCAACCACAAGCGATCGCACAACTTGTTTCCAGTATCGAATCGGGTAATCGTTACCAAACCTTACTGGGAGCTACAGGCACCGGCAAAACCTTTACAGTAGCAGCAGTAATTGAAAAAATCGGTAAACCAACCTTAGTTTTGGCACATAACAAGACTTTAGCTGCACAACTGTGTAATGAGTTACGTGAGTTCTTTCCCAAAAATGCAGTTGAGTATTTTGTCAGCTACTACGATTACTATCAACCAGAAGCTTATATCCCAGTCACAGACACTTACATTGAAAAAACAGCTGCGATTAATGATGAAATTGATATGTTGCGTCACTCAGCGACGCGATCGCTGTTTGAACGTCGAGATGTGATCGTCGTTGCATCTATTAGCTGTATCTACGGTTTAGGAATTCCCGCCGAATACTTAAAAGCAGCCATACCTTTAAAAATTGGGATGGAAGTCAATCAACGGGAAGTTTTGCGCGATTTAGCCTCAGTACAATATAGCCGTAACGATTTAGAAATGGGTCGGGGACGTTTCCGCGTCCGGGGTGATGTGTTAGAAATCGGCCCAGCCTACGAAGATAGAATTATTCGGGTGGAATTTTTTGGTGATGAAATTGATGCAATTCGCTATATTGACCCGGTAACAGGCGAAATTATTTCGAGTTTAGAAGCTGTCAATATCTACCCAGCGCGACACTTTGTCACCCCAGAAGAACGCTTAGAAGTTGCTTGCGAAGATATTGCCTTTGAATTAAAACAGCAAAAACTAGAATTAGAAACAACCGGCAAATTATTAGAAGCCCAACGGATAGATCAGCGCACTCGTTACGACTTAGAAATGTTGCGCGAAGTTGGTTATTGCAACGGCGTAGAAAACTATTCCCGTCACCTTGCAGGCCGACAAGCAGGCGAACCACCAGAATGTTTAATTGATTATTTTCCGAAAGATTGGCTGTTAGTTATTGATGAATCTCATGTGAGTGTGCCGCAAATTCGGGGAATGTATAACGGCGACCAAGCCAGGAAAAAAGTGTTAATTGAACATGGATTTCGTCTGCCTAGTGCCGCCGATAATCGTCCTTTAAAAGCAGATGAATTTTGGCAAAAAGTTAACCAATGTATTTTTGTTTCGGCAACACCTGGAGACTGGGAATTAGAAATTTCGGAAAATCACATTGTTGAGCAAGTAATTCGTCCCACAGGTGTGATTGACCCAGAAATTTCTGTGCGTCCCACCGAAGGGCAAATTGATGATTTACTAGGAGAAATTAAAGACAGAGTTGACCGTCAAGAGAGAACGTTAATTACAACATTAACTAAGCGGATGGCGGAAGATTTAACAGAATATTTGCAAGACCATAGTATTAAAGTGCGGTATTTGCATTCTGAAATTAATTCCATTGAACGGATTGAAATTATTCAAGATTTACGCGAAGGAAATTTTGATGTACTGGTTGGAGTAAACTTACTGCGGGAAGGTTTAGACTTACCAGAAGTTTCCTTAGTGGCAATTTTAGATGCTGATAAAGAAGGTTTTTTACGTGCTGAACGTTCTTTAATTCAAACCATTGGGAGGGCGGCGCGGCACATTCGTGGACAAGCGATTTTATATGCTGATAATTTAACCAACAGCATGATTAGAGCCATTGAAGAAACAGAAAGACGGCGTAACATTCAAACGGCATATAACCGGATACATGGCATTACACCACAACCAATTGTCAAAAAATCCAGTAACGCTATTTTGTCGTTTTTAGATGTATCTAGGAGGTTGAATAGTGCCGACTTAAAAGTTGTTGATGAACATATTGATGAATTACCTTTAGAAGAGATTCCCGGATTGATTGGCAAGCTAGAAGCCCAGATGAAAGATGCCGCCAAAAAATTAGAATTTGAAGAAGCGGCAAAATTGCGCGATCGCATCAAACATCTGCGAGATAAACTATTAGGTCACTAG
- a CDS encoding CsbD family protein, which translates to MSLEERAKATAKNIEGKAQEALGNVTGDPKDKAEGKTKQAEGEVRQGMEDIKDSVKKKLD; encoded by the coding sequence ATGAGTTTAGAAGAACGCGCCAAAGCTACTGCCAAAAATATTGAAGGTAAAGCTCAAGAAGCACTAGGTAACGTAACTGGCGACCCTAAAGATAAAGCGGAAGGCAAAACAAAACAAGCCGAAGGTGAAGTACGTCAAGGTATGGAAGATATCAAAGATTCTGTTAAAAAAAAGCTTGACTAG
- a CDS encoding glycosyltransferase family 8 protein has protein sequence MLVNLNHQPIFLVCAADNNYAMPLAVTVRSALANLKNNQKISLLIIDGGISQSNKRKIIQSFSPEQINISWVQPDNKIFENLVLSRHLTISCYYRLLITEFLPKEVNKAIYLDSDMVVTGDLEELWNIDIADNYVLAVQDDVQLYISMSQGLRNYQDQGLSPDTKYFNSGLLVINLDKWRTENLGLKVINYLRENIEYSPDDQDGLNAVIAGKWGELHPKWNQMPKVYNDLSSEDSPYPENVLQEILNHPGIIHFTNAPKPWYAGLRTECQHPKKHLFFEYLDMTSWKGWRDTYWRRLGRKVGKLTLLNTSKL, from the coding sequence ATGCTGGTTAATTTAAATCATCAACCAATTTTTCTCGTTTGTGCTGCTGATAATAACTATGCAATGCCTTTAGCTGTCACAGTTCGTTCAGCTTTAGCCAATCTGAAAAATAATCAAAAAATCTCACTATTAATTATCGATGGTGGCATTAGTCAATCTAACAAACGTAAAATAATTCAATCATTCAGTCCCGAACAAATAAATATTTCTTGGGTACAACCAGACAACAAAATATTTGAGAATCTAGTTTTATCTAGGCATCTCACAATTAGCTGCTATTATCGCTTGCTAATTACTGAATTTTTACCCAAAGAAGTTAATAAGGCAATTTATTTAGATAGTGATATGGTCGTCACAGGAGATTTAGAAGAACTATGGAATATTGATATTGCCGATAACTATGTATTAGCAGTACAAGATGACGTACAACTATATATATCAATGTCTCAAGGATTGAGAAACTATCAAGATCAAGGCTTATCACCAGACACTAAATATTTCAACTCTGGGCTGTTAGTAATTAATCTAGATAAATGGCGCACGGAAAATCTGGGATTAAAAGTTATTAATTATCTCAGAGAGAATATAGAATATTCACCAGATGATCAAGATGGTTTAAACGCGGTTATAGCTGGTAAGTGGGGAGAACTTCATCCCAAATGGAACCAAATGCCAAAAGTGTATAATGATCTATCATCAGAAGATAGTCCATATCCAGAAAATGTACTTCAGGAAATATTGAATCATCCTGGCATTATTCATTTTACTAATGCGCCTAAACCCTGGTATGCGGGATTACGTACAGAATGCCAACATCCAAAAAAACATTTGTTTTTTGAATATCTTGATATGACATCTTGGAAAGGATGGCGAGATACTTATTGGAGAAGGTTAGGTCGAAAAGTTGGTAAACTCACCTTACTCAATACTTCTAAATTGTAG
- a CDS encoding O-linked N-acetylglucosamine transferase, SPINDLY family protein produces the protein MSALLATQDLVELNKKAYKYLVQGNYYQATQIYEQLIDAEPNNKSYYWYLGLMLLLQGQEAEAQTTWFMAIMENEENNISQWTEELGVVLNQEATRIESIEDNTNAIIIRQQIREICPTDIFNLLHLIKLEIKQENYTGDELDELGIIEILQSEPPIAVDWELLASVLEAILNYAPLHPSSIVFTKACLPYIHEQSQANTFVNIVVPVAVNIGYAQKQVVLAAAFLEISLTLDPKNREILFYLTGMYINFGQYTKGIETAKLSYSLSTELTDKIFANNLILKSLISSGGTNWQAACETWEKHELLLKELKELNPNELTPLQISRLFNTNYFTPYFYDKPEAFRNLRNSLSRICQNNIESYIPEAVEKHKKRRSTKILSTTENLKIGYLSHCFKSHSVGWLARWLIKHHDRDRFQINGYYLICNPVFDPLHEWYLNQFYYSHKSSNLEALTEQIAQDEIDILVDLDSITLDLTCGIMALKPAPIQVTWLGWDASGIPAIDYFIADPYVLPESADEYYSEKIWRLPQTYIAVDGFEVGIPTIRRDDLKIPADAVVYFSGQRGFKRHPDTARLQMKIIKEVPKSYFLIKGDAEEESIKSFFYQLAEEEGVELERLRFLPDAPSEASHRANLGIADVVLDTYPYNGATTTLETLWMGIPLVTRVGEQFAARNSYTMLVNAGITEGIAWTDTEYVEWGVRLGKDDNLRQQVARKLKASRQTAPLWNGKQFAREMEAAYEQMWQKYIISGVTSK, from the coding sequence ATGTCTGCACTCTTAGCAACACAAGATTTAGTAGAACTTAATAAAAAAGCCTATAAATACCTAGTTCAAGGAAATTATTATCAAGCAACTCAAATTTATGAACAGCTAATTGATGCTGAACCTAATAACAAATCTTACTATTGGTATTTGGGTCTGATGCTTTTGCTACAAGGGCAAGAAGCTGAAGCCCAAACTACTTGGTTTATGGCAATAATGGAGAATGAAGAAAATAACATTAGTCAATGGACAGAGGAGTTGGGGGTAGTTTTAAATCAAGAAGCAACTAGAATAGAAAGTATCGAAGATAATACTAATGCTATCATTATTCGCCAGCAAATTAGGGAAATTTGTCCAACAGATATTTTTAATTTATTACATTTAATTAAGCTAGAGATTAAACAAGAAAACTATACAGGTGATGAATTAGACGAGTTAGGCATAATTGAAATATTACAGTCTGAGCCACCAATAGCAGTAGATTGGGAATTACTAGCATCAGTTTTAGAGGCTATTTTAAATTATGCTCCTTTACATCCATCATCAATAGTATTTACTAAGGCTTGTCTTCCCTATATTCATGAACAGTCTCAAGCCAATACTTTCGTAAATATTGTAGTTCCAGTAGCAGTTAATATTGGTTATGCACAAAAACAAGTAGTACTAGCTGCTGCTTTTTTAGAAATTAGTTTAACTTTAGATCCTAAGAATAGAGAAATTCTATTCTATCTTACAGGTATGTATATTAACTTTGGTCAATATACTAAGGGCATAGAAACTGCCAAGCTATCATATTCTTTATCTACAGAATTAACTGATAAAATATTTGCCAACAATTTAATTCTTAAAAGTTTAATCAGTTCTGGTGGTACTAATTGGCAAGCAGCTTGTGAAACCTGGGAAAAACATGAACTACTTTTGAAAGAGTTAAAGGAGTTAAATCCTAATGAATTAACTCCTTTACAAATATCGAGATTATTTAATACTAACTATTTCACTCCCTATTTTTACGACAAACCAGAAGCATTTAGAAATCTACGTAATAGCTTATCACGAATCTGCCAAAACAATATTGAAAGTTATATTCCAGAAGCAGTAGAAAAGCATAAAAAAAGACGCTCTACAAAAATATTATCAACTACAGAAAATCTGAAAATAGGTTACTTATCTCACTGTTTTAAAAGCCATTCTGTTGGTTGGTTGGCGAGATGGTTAATTAAACACCATGACCGCGATCGCTTTCAAATTAATGGTTATTATCTGATTTGCAATCCTGTATTTGATCCTTTACATGAATGGTATTTAAATCAATTTTATTACTCTCATAAATCATCTAATCTTGAAGCGTTAACAGAGCAAATTGCTCAAGATGAAATTGATATTTTGGTTGATTTAGATAGTATTACCTTAGACTTAACTTGTGGAATTATGGCTCTCAAACCTGCACCAATTCAAGTAACTTGGTTAGGGTGGGATGCTTCAGGAATTCCTGCAATTGATTACTTTATTGCTGATCCTTATGTTTTACCAGAATCAGCAGATGAATATTACAGCGAAAAAATCTGGCGTTTACCACAAACATACATAGCCGTTGATGGTTTTGAAGTAGGCATACCTACAATTCGCCGGGATGATTTAAAGATTCCTGCTGATGCAGTAGTTTATTTTAGCGGACAACGGGGTTTTAAACGTCATCCTGATACTGCACGCTTGCAAATGAAAATTATTAAGGAAGTACCTAAGAGCTACTTTTTAATTAAAGGTGATGCTGAAGAAGAATCAATTAAAAGCTTCTTTTATCAATTAGCTGAAGAAGAAGGTGTTGAGCTTGAAAGGTTGCGGTTTTTACCGGACGCACCATCAGAAGCATCTCATCGGGCTAATTTAGGCATTGCAGATGTAGTTTTAGATACGTATCCTTACAATGGTGCGACAACAACTTTAGAAACTTTGTGGATGGGTATTCCTTTAGTGACAAGAGTTGGCGAGCAATTTGCCGCACGTAACAGTTACACTATGTTGGTTAATGCTGGCATCACTGAAGGTATCGCCTGGACAGATACCGAATATGTCGAGTGGGGTGTGCGCTTGGGTAAAGATGACAATTTACGCCAGCAAGTAGCCAGAAAGTTGAAAGCATCTCGCCAGACTGCACCTTTGTGGAATGGTAAACAATTTGCCCGTGAAATGGAAGCAGCTTACGAGCAAATGTGGCAGAAGTATATAATCTCTGGTGTTACTTCTAAATAA
- a CDS encoding type IV pilin-like G/H family protein — MKPAIKPELQAKFLQHLNNRKNRADEGFTLIELLVVVIIIGVLAAIALPSLLGQVNKAKQSEARNGIGAINRAQQAYFLEYQSFTTELTQLGVGIKTQTDNYKYSSEIKGSGTNIAGIISNKADAIKPALKAYLGIVGTITGNTQTNEALTVAFACEANVPGTTVVVAATGVTSCPNNFKSLGG; from the coding sequence ATGAAGCCCGCAATCAAACCTGAACTTCAAGCTAAATTTTTGCAACACCTGAATAATCGTAAGAATAGAGCAGATGAAGGTTTTACCTTGATTGAATTGCTCGTGGTAGTAATTATTATTGGTGTTTTGGCTGCTATTGCTTTACCTTCTTTGCTTGGTCAAGTTAACAAAGCCAAGCAGTCAGAAGCTAGAAATGGTATCGGTGCAATTAACCGCGCTCAACAAGCTTACTTCTTGGAATATCAATCCTTTACAACTGAATTAACACAGCTAGGTGTTGGGATTAAAACCCAGACTGATAACTACAAATACAGTAGTGAAATTAAAGGTAGCGGTACTAATATCGCTGGTATCATTTCCAATAAAGCAGATGCTATTAAACCTGCTCTGAAAGCTTATCTGGGAATTGTTGGTACCATCACAGGTAACACCCAAACCAATGAAGCATTAACAGTTGCTTTTGCGTGTGAAGCAAACGTACCAGGTACAACTGTGGTTGTAGCTGCAACCGGCGTTACTAGCTGTCCTAATAACTTTAAATCTCTGGGTGGTTAA
- a CDS encoding class I SAM-dependent methyltransferase, with protein MNNPTSDLKEKIRQQFEAIPYPNNSVEETPKNKLNLLYVCNFVTSFYLRNQEIINTKDKVILDAGCGSGYTSLALAEANPDAKIIGVDLSAESVKLARQRLQYHGFDNAEFYTLSIEDLSQLGMQFDYINCDETLYLLPDPVLGLQAMKSVLQPHGIIHTNLHSYRQRFYYYQAQELFQLMGLMDGTPLEFEAELVREIMGSLKDDVVLKQRAWDSAFEQAPNLTLVNHLLQGDKGYTVKQMFAMLQAADLEFISMVQWRHWELMDLFKNRDDLPAFLAMSLPELPLEDQLHIFELLHPAHRLLDFWCGHPHQGKLFESISEWTLADWQSTKVHLHPQLRTEQIKQDLINCITQGSSWSVANYINLPLKGPVELDTNLVACLLPLWEGEQPFDSLVQRWLLIKPIDVVTLEPMSYAQACVQVQNLLSKLEVFLYVLLERCA; from the coding sequence ATGAATAACCCAACATCAGACTTAAAAGAGAAAATTCGTCAGCAGTTTGAAGCAATTCCATACCCTAATAATTCTGTTGAGGAAACACCCAAAAATAAATTGAATTTGCTTTATGTTTGTAATTTTGTCACATCTTTCTATTTAAGAAATCAAGAAATTATAAATACTAAAGATAAAGTTATTTTAGATGCGGGTTGTGGTTCTGGTTACACATCACTAGCCTTAGCAGAGGCCAATCCTGATGCTAAAATTATCGGTGTTGATTTATCAGCAGAATCCGTAAAATTAGCCCGTCAACGCTTGCAATATCATGGCTTTGATAATGCAGAATTTTATACACTTTCCATTGAGGATCTATCCCAGTTAGGGATGCAATTTGACTATATCAACTGTGATGAAACTCTTTATCTACTCCCAGATCCAGTTTTAGGGTTGCAAGCCATGAAATCTGTTTTGCAACCGCATGGAATTATTCATACTAACTTACATAGTTACCGCCAAAGATTTTATTATTACCAAGCTCAAGAACTATTTCAACTAATGGGTTTAATGGATGGTACACCCTTAGAATTTGAAGCTGAATTAGTTCGGGAAATTATGGGATCTTTGAAAGATGATGTAGTTCTCAAACAAAGAGCTTGGGATAGCGCCTTTGAGCAAGCACCTAATTTAACTTTAGTGAATCATTTACTCCAAGGAGATAAAGGCTACACAGTTAAACAAATGTTTGCCATGTTGCAAGCTGCTGATCTGGAATTTATCAGTATGGTGCAATGGCGACACTGGGAATTAATGGATTTATTTAAAAATCGAGATGATTTGCCAGCTTTTCTAGCCATGAGCCTCCCTGAACTTCCACTAGAGGATCAGTTACATATATTTGAATTGTTACATCCTGCTCACCGTTTACTAGACTTCTGGTGTGGTCATCCCCATCAAGGAAAGTTATTTGAGTCAATTTCTGAGTGGACATTAGCAGACTGGCAAAGTACAAAAGTACATCTGCATCCTCAATTAAGAACAGAACAAATCAAACAAGATTTGATTAACTGCATCACTCAAGGTAGTTCATGGTCAGTTGCTAACTATATAAATCTTCCCTTAAAGGGGCCTGTAGAGTTAGATACCAACTTAGTTGCTTGCTTGTTACCTCTCTGGGAGGGAGAGCAACCATTTGACTCCTTAGTACAACGCTGGTTACTGATTAAGCCAATAGATGTTGTCACTCTAGAGCCGATGAGTTATGCACAAGCCTGTGTTCAAGTTCAAAATCTGTTGAGCAAACTGGAAGTCTTTCTCTATGTGCTGTTAGAACGTTGTGCATAA